From Abyssibius alkaniclasticus:
AATTGATTTCCACGTCGTCGGGTCGTCACACACCCCGTATCCTACGAAGTGGCCCCATCATTTTGCGATGCAGCATAATGTCAACGCAATTGCAGCATTTCTGCGATCGGTTGGTGGGTTATGCTCAAAAATAGTGCATAGCGCCCATGTAGCCTAAAAATTGGGCACACGATTCAGATATGGCCGGAAAACTGCGAAATTTTCTGTAGGTTTACGCCTGTGCGTGGTCTGGAATGGCTGAAGCAAAAACCTGCCGGGGGCAAATCATCAACCAGGTGGCCAAATTCGATTGCAAGGCGGACAGCGCCGCGCAGCAGCAGCAACCGCGCGCGCGTGGTGCCGCATTTCTGCGTGTGAGCGCGGGGCTTGACGGGCAAACAGGTTTGGCTGATCTGCGGCAATCCGGGTCGCTGAAACTGGTTTTTCCCCGCAGCTACAGGCGCGGCGCCGAGGCGATTATCGTCAATACCGCCGGTGGTATTACGGGCGGTGACAGGTTTTCCTTGCGCGCGGAAATCGGCCACGGGGCCAGCCTTTGCCTGACAACCCAGGCTGCCGAACGCGCCTATCGCGCCCAGCCACACGAGGTTGGAAGGCTAGAAACCCATGCCCGGCTATGCACAGGGGCGCGGCTGAACTGGCTGCCGCAGGAAATGATTATTTTCGATCACGCGGCGCTGCACCGCAGGCTTGAAGTTGACATGGCCGATGACAGCAGCCTGCTGCTGGTTGAACCGCTGGTTTTCGGGCGCGCCGCGATGCGTGAACGTCTTAACAATATCAACTTCAAGGACCGGATCGTTGTTCGGCGGAATGCCCGCCCGATCTTTGTCGATGGCATTGACCTTGCAGCCGATGCCTCGGCGCATCTGGCGCGCGCGGCAACGGGGGCGGGTGCGGGCGCAATGGCCAGCCTTGTATTTGTCGATACGAAGGCCGCAGGCCAGCTTGCGCATATTCGCAGCCTGCTGCCCGCAACGGCCGGCGCCAGCATGATCGCTGCCGATATTCTGGTGCTGCGAATGCTTGCCGCCGACAGTTTTGAGCTGCGCTGCAACCTTGTGCCGATACTCGATCATCTAACCCAAAATTCCCTGCCAGTGTCATGGAGGCTTTAGCACATGCAACTTACCCCCCGCGAAAAAGACAAACTGCTGATCGCAATGGCCGCCGAAGTGGCGCGCAAGCGGCTGTCGCGCGGCGTAAAGCTGAACTATCCCGAGGCGATTGCGCTGATTACCGATGCGGTTGTGGA
This genomic window contains:
- a CDS encoding urease accessory protein UreD gives rise to the protein MAEAKTCRGQIINQVAKFDCKADSAAQQQQPRARGAAFLRVSAGLDGQTGLADLRQSGSLKLVFPRSYRRGAEAIIVNTAGGITGGDRFSLRAEIGHGASLCLTTQAAERAYRAQPHEVGRLETHARLCTGARLNWLPQEMIIFDHAALHRRLEVDMADDSSLLLVEPLVFGRAAMRERLNNINFKDRIVVRRNARPIFVDGIDLAADASAHLARAATGAGAGAMASLVFVDTKAAGQLAHIRSLLPATAGASMIAADILVLRMLAADSFELRCNLVPILDHLTQNSLPVSWRL